In the genome of Candidatus Reidiella endopervernicosa, one region contains:
- a CDS encoding Ni/Fe hydrogenase subunit alpha, producing MSEQRTLEINVPVLARVEGEGALELKIEGGAISELRLRIFEPPRYFEKFLEGRHFSEVPDIVARICGICPVAYQMSAVHAFESIYGANTGPWVREMRRLIYCGEWIESHALHMHLLALPDFLGFGSVIGVAKEHPDEVRRGLRLQALGNDLIKLLGGRSVHPVGAKVGGFYHVPSQGDVDALLLRLHEALPEAEALVDWLASLDLPDDQQPFVSVAMRHPNEYPMNEGRLVSSSGLDIAIEEYERHFSEHHVPHSTALHSTLEGQPYLVGPLARLNLNLDRLPDTVKAILERSGIRFPSQNMFHSLIARGVELHYAIVEAIRILEAYRQPTRSDVEITPRSGIGFGCSEAPRGILWHRYESDGDGRVVSARIVPPTAQNQMRIEEDLRLSLNRFGLDRDEAEIRLHAETVIRNYDPCISCATHFLDLTLSRDE from the coding sequence ATGAGTGAGCAGCGCACACTGGAGATCAACGTCCCGGTGTTGGCGCGGGTCGAGGGGGAGGGTGCGCTTGAGCTGAAGATCGAGGGTGGAGCGATCAGCGAATTGCGTCTGCGTATCTTCGAACCACCCCGCTACTTTGAGAAGTTCCTCGAGGGGCGCCACTTCAGTGAGGTGCCCGATATCGTGGCACGTATCTGCGGTATCTGCCCGGTCGCCTACCAGATGAGTGCGGTGCACGCCTTTGAATCGATCTATGGAGCCAACACCGGTCCGTGGGTACGCGAGATGCGTCGTCTGATCTATTGTGGCGAGTGGATCGAGAGTCATGCGCTGCATATGCATCTGTTGGCACTGCCCGACTTTCTCGGTTTTGGCAGTGTCATCGGTGTGGCCAAAGAGCACCCCGATGAGGTGCGTCGCGGTCTGCGTCTCCAGGCATTGGGTAATGATCTGATCAAACTGCTGGGTGGTCGTTCGGTCCATCCAGTGGGTGCCAAGGTCGGTGGTTTCTACCATGTACCTTCTCAAGGTGATGTTGATGCGTTACTACTTCGTCTGCATGAGGCGTTGCCTGAGGCGGAGGCGTTGGTAGATTGGCTCGCATCACTTGATCTGCCTGATGATCAGCAACCGTTTGTCTCGGTGGCGATGCGCCATCCGAATGAATATCCAATGAATGAAGGACGACTGGTCTCGAGCAGTGGACTCGATATTGCGATTGAGGAGTATGAGCGCCACTTTAGTGAACACCACGTGCCGCATTCGACAGCACTCCACTCAACACTTGAGGGCCAACCCTATCTGGTCGGACCGTTGGCGCGGCTCAACCTCAATCTCGACCGACTTCCCGATACCGTTAAGGCGATTCTGGAGCGTAGTGGTATCCGCTTCCCCAGCCAGAATATGTTTCACAGCCTGATTGCACGTGGTGTGGAGCTTCACTACGCAATCGTTGAGGCGATCCGGATACTTGAGGCATATAGACAGCCGACGAGATCCGACGTTGAGATCACGCCTCGTAGCGGTATCGGCTTTGGTTGCAGTGAGGCACCACGCGGTATTCTCTGGCACCGTTACGAGTCGGATGGTGATGGGCGGGTTGTCTCGGCTCGAATCGTTCCTCCGACCGCACAGAATCAGATGCGTATCGAAGAGGATCTGCGCCTCTCACTCAACCGTTTTGGGCTCGACCGGGATGAGGCGGAGATACGCCTTCACGCCGAGACGGTGATCAGAAACTACGACCCCTGTATCTCCTGCGCCACCCATTTCCTCGACCTTACCTTGTCGCGAGATGAGTAG
- a CDS encoding FAD/NAD(P)-binding protein, which translates to MINPYLPQEAEIVERIEEARDIFTLRLRFTDPAVHRAYSFAPGQFNMLWLPGVGEIPISIVSDPEDEHMYNHTIRGVGRVSNGLRTLRQGDRLGVRGPYGRGWPMQGAVGRDVVIATGGLGCAPAVSMINYVVRRREQFGRLIIMQGIKHSNDLIWRSSYEQWAELPDTQVLLAAGESGPQWPWAQGNIMVLIDRADFDPENCTAMLCGPQGMMVAVTDHLMARGVSDDDIWLSMERNMQCAIGHCGHCQIGAKFVCRDGPVFNYAEIADLLSEPGL; encoded by the coding sequence ATGATTAATCCCTACCTGCCCCAGGAGGCAGAGATTGTCGAGCGTATTGAGGAGGCGCGAGACATCTTCACTCTGCGACTTCGTTTCACCGATCCTGCCGTACATCGTGCCTATAGTTTTGCACCGGGCCAGTTCAACATGCTCTGGCTGCCCGGCGTGGGTGAGATACCGATCTCCATCGTCTCCGATCCCGAAGATGAGCATATGTATAACCACACCATTCGCGGCGTTGGACGGGTGAGTAATGGTCTACGGACGTTACGTCAGGGCGATCGGCTTGGTGTTCGCGGCCCTTACGGTCGTGGCTGGCCGATGCAGGGGGCAGTAGGGCGTGATGTGGTGATCGCCACTGGTGGCCTCGGCTGTGCACCGGCAGTATCGATGATTAATTACGTGGTACGACGCCGAGAACAGTTTGGCCGTCTGATTATCATGCAGGGGATCAAACACTCCAATGACCTGATCTGGCGTAGCAGCTATGAACAGTGGGCAGAGCTACCCGATACTCAGGTTCTACTTGCAGCAGGAGAGAGCGGGCCGCAATGGCCTTGGGCACAGGGTAATATCATGGTGCTGATCGATCGTGCCGATTTTGATCCAGAGAACTGCACCGCCATGCTCTGCGGTCCGCAGGGGATGATGGTGGCGGTCACCGATCATCTGATGGCACGCGGTGTCTCCGATGATGACATCTGGCTCAGCATGGAGCGCAACATGCAGTGTGCGATTGGCCACTGTGGCCACTGTCAGATCGGTGCCAAGTTTGTCTGCAGGGATGGCCCTGTTTTTAACTACGCTGAGATTGCCGATCTGCTCAGCGAGCCGGGTTTATGA
- a CDS encoding 4Fe-4S dicluster domain-containing protein — protein MDRIDYHGYLPREQLPELLLLLVQAEYQLLAAQEESGAMLYKPLAAGQPLPTAIGDEQGPGHYRLVERFDRRNFAWANGPQALKPMLFAPQEPLWRYQRDNTGELQFTSSEPQLEPTAVIGVRACDLAAMKIHDQHFLEQESPDLHYQRRRESLFIIAVDCSHPSASCFCVSTGDGPEVEHSYDLALTELEEGFLLRGGSVAGHALLSQLALEKVTDDQRYLAHQQHESAVARQQRALPKLDLQRRLFANLHHQHWQAVAERCLSCGNCTSVCPTCFCHREFDQGALDGSSGEHLREWESCFSEGHSYIHGLHVRSEPKFRYRQWLTHKLGSWHEQYGRSGCVGCGRCISWCPVGIDLTEEVEIICGEGSHD, from the coding sequence ATGGATCGGATCGACTACCATGGATATCTCCCCAGAGAGCAGTTGCCTGAGCTGTTGCTCTTGCTAGTCCAGGCAGAGTATCAACTACTCGCTGCCCAGGAAGAGAGTGGGGCGATGCTTTATAAACCACTCGCTGCTGGTCAACCGTTGCCCACTGCGATTGGTGATGAACAGGGACCAGGCCACTATCGTCTGGTAGAACGATTCGATCGGCGCAACTTCGCCTGGGCCAATGGCCCGCAGGCACTCAAACCGATGCTCTTCGCACCGCAGGAGCCGCTGTGGCGTTATCAGCGTGATAACACAGGAGAGCTTCAGTTTACGAGTAGCGAACCGCAACTCGAACCTACGGCTGTGATTGGTGTTCGCGCCTGCGATCTGGCAGCGATGAAGATTCATGATCAACACTTTCTGGAACAGGAATCTCCCGATCTCCATTATCAGCGTCGTCGTGAATCGCTCTTCATCATCGCCGTTGACTGTAGCCACCCTTCGGCGAGCTGCTTCTGTGTCTCGACGGGTGATGGGCCGGAGGTGGAGCACAGTTACGATCTTGCGCTGACCGAACTGGAAGAGGGTTTTCTGCTACGCGGCGGTAGCGTGGCAGGTCATGCACTACTGTCACAACTTGCTCTCGAAAAAGTCACCGATGATCAGCGCTACCTTGCCCACCAGCAGCATGAGTCAGCGGTGGCACGACAACAGCGCGCTCTGCCCAAACTCGATCTACAACGACGCCTGTTTGCCAATCTCCACCATCAACACTGGCAGGCCGTCGCGGAGCGCTGTCTAAGCTGTGGTAACTGCACTTCAGTCTGTCCTACCTGTTTCTGTCATCGCGAATTCGATCAAGGTGCACTCGATGGCTCCAGTGGTGAGCACCTACGTGAGTGGGAGAGCTGTTTCAGTGAGGGGCACAGCTATATCCACGGCCTGCATGTACGGAGTGAGCCGAAATTTCGTTATCGCCAGTGGCTAACCCATAAGCTTGGAAGCTGGCATGAACAGTATGGGCGTTCAGGCTGTGTCGGCTGTGGTCGCTGTATCAGCTGGTGCCCAGTGGGCATTGATCTGACCGAAGAGGTAGAGATTATCTGCGGGGAGGGTAGTCATGATTAA
- a CDS encoding hydrogenase maturation protease, with protein sequence MSRTDPLIIGIGSPWGDDRFGWMVVERLQSMSTMLQSELLTAERGSAELLQWLQHDRPTLLIDALRSDDQVGIVKVIEREALLGEVDAISSHQIDLRQILVPPIRRHSPALS encoded by the coding sequence ATGAGTAGAACAGATCCACTGATTATCGGTATCGGTTCGCCCTGGGGTGATGATCGTTTTGGCTGGATGGTCGTCGAGCGTCTGCAGTCGATGTCGACCATGCTGCAGAGCGAGTTGCTTACCGCTGAACGGGGGAGTGCAGAGCTACTTCAGTGGCTGCAACACGATAGGCCCACGCTACTGATCGATGCGCTCCGCAGTGACGATCAGGTCGGAATAGTTAAGGTGATTGAACGCGAGGCACTGCTCGGTGAGGTGGATGCGATCTCGAGTCACCAGATCGATCTGCGTCAGATTCTGGTCCCGCCGATACGTCGTCATTCCCCGGCACTCTCTTGA
- a CDS encoding sulfhydrogenase subunit delta: MMMTTFSVTKTRIAVHKFSSCDGCQLAFLNAGEALLELAELVEIAHFAEAGVIDSEAEVDIAFIEGSVTTPAEERRIDAIRQRSRYLVSIGVCATAGGLQALRNIADAGEWPAAIYASPQFIDSLPTSTPIASHVKVDFELWGCPVNGAQVLQTVRSLLAGVTPRAETETLCGECKRQLKVCVMVAKGEPCMGPVTRAGCGAICPSVGRGCYACYGPAASTNTAALAHQLHAMGLTSKAVADHFLLINSAAPAFKAEGLKWRGEDE; this comes from the coding sequence ATGATGATGACTACTTTCTCCGTGACAAAAACTCGTATCGCGGTCCACAAGTTCAGCTCCTGTGACGGCTGTCAGCTCGCCTTTCTAAACGCCGGTGAGGCGCTGTTGGAGCTGGCTGAGCTGGTCGAGATTGCCCACTTTGCCGAGGCAGGGGTGATCGATAGTGAGGCGGAGGTCGATATCGCCTTTATTGAAGGGAGTGTCACCACTCCCGCTGAAGAGCGGCGTATTGATGCGATCCGCCAACGTAGTCGCTATCTGGTGAGCATCGGGGTTTGTGCCACTGCCGGTGGCCTGCAGGCATTACGAAATATTGCCGATGCGGGTGAGTGGCCTGCCGCGATCTACGCCTCACCACAGTTTATTGATTCGCTGCCAACCTCCACACCGATCGCATCACATGTGAAGGTCGACTTTGAGCTCTGGGGCTGTCCAGTGAATGGGGCGCAGGTGTTGCAGACAGTGCGTTCATTGCTGGCCGGTGTCACACCGCGTGCTGAGACAGAGACACTCTGCGGTGAGTGTAAACGCCAACTGAAGGTCTGTGTGATGGTCGCCAAAGGAGAACCCTGTATGGGACCGGTCACCCGCGCCGGTTGTGGTGCGATCTGCCCCTCGGTTGGACGCGGTTGTTACGCCTGTTACGGTCCTGCGGCTTCAACCAACACTGCTGCCCTGGCGCATCAGCTTCACGCCATGGGGCTTACCTCCAAGGCGGTTGCTGATCACTTTCTACTCATCAACAGTGCCGCCCCGGCGTTCAAAGCTGAGGGGCTGAAGTGGCGAGGTGAAGATGAGTGA
- the sbcB gene encoding exodeoxyribonuclease I, producing MATSKNTIYWHDYETSGIDPARDRPMQFAGIRTDEDLNIVGEPLMIYCKLANDALPHPEACMVTGLTPQEVNEKGVNEAAFIKAIHSELARPGTCGAGFNSIRFDDEFTRFSLYRNFFDPYAREWQSGNTRWDIIDMVRMTRALRPEGIEWPDYDDGKPCFKLERLTEANGISHTAAHDALSDVHATIAVAKLVKDHQPRLYEYIYQLRNKRKVFDQLNVRAMKPVLHTSGMIPGEFGSTALVAPVTNHPSNKNGIIVYDLRFDPTPLLSLDAEEIAKRIFTPRDEMPEGVERIPLKVVHANKCPVVVTPKTMDEAAAERLQIDVATSLQHLEALKGATGLETKIQQAFADRKFDPTSDPDASLYGGGFFSSDDRRKMDKIRATAPDKLANIPAIFDDQRIPELLFRYRGRNWPENFNSEERAEWDEYRHHRLTDETGGGSITLDSYRQRIKELINDSETSEADRQLLKKLEDYGETLLSR from the coding sequence ATGGCCACATCCAAAAACACCATCTACTGGCACGACTATGAGACCAGCGGTATCGATCCGGCACGTGATCGACCAATGCAGTTTGCCGGTATTCGCACCGATGAGGATCTTAATATCGTCGGCGAACCGTTGATGATCTACTGCAAGCTGGCCAATGATGCCCTGCCCCATCCAGAGGCGTGCATGGTGACTGGACTCACTCCACAGGAGGTCAACGAGAAGGGCGTTAATGAGGCGGCGTTTATCAAGGCGATCCATAGTGAGCTGGCGCGACCCGGCACCTGTGGTGCCGGTTTTAACTCGATCCGTTTTGACGATGAATTCACCCGCTTCTCGCTCTATCGCAACTTCTTCGATCCCTACGCCCGCGAGTGGCAGAGCGGTAATACTCGTTGGGATATCATCGACATGGTACGAATGACCCGTGCACTGCGACCCGAGGGAATCGAATGGCCCGACTACGATGACGGTAAACCCTGTTTCAAACTGGAACGTCTGACCGAGGCAAACGGCATTAGCCACACCGCTGCCCACGATGCCCTCTCCGATGTGCACGCCACCATTGCAGTAGCTAAGCTCGTCAAAGATCATCAACCTCGTCTCTATGAGTACATCTACCAGCTACGTAATAAACGCAAGGTATTCGATCAGCTTAATGTGCGAGCGATGAAACCGGTTCTGCACACCTCCGGAATGATCCCGGGCGAGTTTGGAAGCACCGCGCTGGTCGCCCCAGTGACCAACCACCCGAGCAATAAAAACGGCATCATCGTCTACGATCTACGCTTCGATCCAACACCTCTGCTCAGCCTCGATGCAGAAGAGATCGCCAAACGGATCTTTACCCCCAGGGATGAGATGCCGGAGGGCGTGGAGCGCATTCCGCTCAAGGTAGTGCACGCCAACAAGTGTCCGGTAGTCGTTACCCCGAAGACTATGGATGAGGCGGCCGCCGAGAGACTACAGATCGATGTAGCAACCAGTCTGCAGCACCTCGAGGCGCTGAAGGGTGCCACTGGTCTGGAGACGAAGATCCAGCAGGCATTTGCCGATAGAAAATTCGACCCGACCAGCGACCCTGACGCCTCTCTATACGGCGGCGGTTTCTTCAGCAGTGATGATCGTCGCAAGATGGATAAAATTCGTGCCACTGCACCCGATAAGCTCGCCAACATACCGGCCATTTTCGATGACCAACGGATTCCAGAATTACTGTTCCGCTACCGGGGTCGTAACTGGCCTGAGAACTTCAACAGTGAAGAGCGTGCAGAGTGGGATGAGTATCGCCACCACCGCCTTACCGATGAGACGGGGGGAGGTTCAATCACTCTTGATAGTTATCGGCAGCGCATAAAAGAGTTGATCAACGATAGTGAAACCAGCGAAGCAGATCGCCAGTTACTCAAAAAACTAGAGGACTATGGAGAGACGCTGTTGAGTAGATAA
- the orn gene encoding oligoribonuclease, with amino-acid sequence MEQNSKNLIWIDLEMTGLDPDNDKIIEIATIVTDAELNILAEGPVIAIHQSDEIMAGMDEWNTNQHGTSGLTQRVKDSHYSEEEAEAETIAFLEQYVPKGASPMAGNSICQDRRFMVRGMPRLEEFFHYRNLDVSTLKELAARWAPAMAKGFKKSGNHLALDDTRDSIRELQYYREHFIKV; translated from the coding sequence ATGGAACAGAACTCTAAGAATCTGATATGGATCGACCTCGAAATGACCGGTCTTGATCCCGATAATGACAAGATTATCGAGATCGCTACCATCGTTACCGATGCTGAGCTTAATATCCTTGCCGAAGGTCCGGTCATCGCCATTCATCAGAGTGATGAGATCATGGCGGGCATGGATGAGTGGAATACCAATCAACACGGTACATCTGGGCTAACCCAGCGGGTCAAGGATAGCCACTACAGTGAGGAAGAGGCAGAGGCGGAGACGATTGCCTTCCTTGAGCAGTACGTGCCAAAGGGTGCCTCACCGATGGCAGGCAACAGTATCTGCCAGGACCGACGTTTTATGGTTCGTGGTATGCCCAGGCTCGAAGAGTTCTTTCATTATCGCAATCTTGATGTCAGCACCCTCAAGGAGCTGGCAGCGCGCTGGGCACCCGCTATGGCCAAGGGATTTAAGAAGAGTGGTAACCATCTGGCGCTCGACGATACGCGTGACTCGATTCGTGAGTTGCAGTACTACCGTGAGCACTTCATCAAGGTCTAA
- the nifJ gene encoding pyruvate:ferredoxin (flavodoxin) oxidoreductase, whose product MADNKMLTIDGNEAAARIAYLTNEVIAIYPITPASPMGELSDQWAAEGKPNLWRSIPHIIEMQSEAGAAGAIHGSLQSGALTTTFTASQGLLLMIPNMYKIAGELTPTVFHIAARSLAAQALSIFGDHSDVMAARSTGFCLLAAGSVQEVMDFALIAQAASLQGRLPMLHFFDGFRTSHEISKIEAVESSVARAMIDEATITAHRNRALSPEHPVLRGSSQNPDVYFQARESVNPYYQRMPAVVQQLMDRFAELTGRRYRLFDYVGAEDAERVVVMGSAAETVHETVEHLNASGERIGLLKVRLFRPLDSRALIDALPATVQRIAVLDRTKEPGADGEPLYKDVVTALAQDGCRGTGRFNTMPLVVGGRYGLSSKEFNPGMVKAVFDHLNEERPKNSFTIGINDDVGGSSLEWDNCYRTDAGREMKCALFYGLGADGTVSANKNSIKIIGESTDLYTQGYFVYDSKKSGAVTVSHLRFGPKPIRSSYLIGDDQAHFVACHQQVFLERYDMLDKATVGATFLLNSSVRLEEVWETLPRSMQQQLIDKQINFYLIDAYAVAVKVGLGRRINTIMQACFFELSHVVESRVAVSAIKVAAEQSYAKAGERILKANIAAIDQALAHLHRVELPNETNSTFEKPPVISEDAPQFVQQVTAEIIAGWGDAIPVSLMPNDGTFPLGTAAYEKRNLALEVPVVETDLCTQCGKCVFVCPHSVIRSKIFPAEMSNNAPVTFKHVPLRSKAYPTGLEISYQVAVEDCTGCALCVEVCPIRDKQQPGRKAINMAPQPPLREQERENWNFFIKLPEYERSQLKANTIPASMVMEPLFEFSGACSGCGETPYLRLATQLFGDRMVVANATGCSSIYGGNLPTTPWTTNSEGRGPAWSNSLFEDNAEFGLGMRVAIDKQREYATELLRRIASQLDRDLVDSILESEQSDEAEITVQRERIVLLREKLEQNATDEAKELLAVVDTLISRSVWIVGGDGWGYDIGFGGLDHVLASGRNVNVLLLDTEVYSNTGGQTSKATPRGAVAKFSAAGKVTKKKDLFHIAMDYEGVYVAQVAFGAKDVQTLRAFIEAESYEGPSLIIAYSPCIAHGVDLKNNLRQQDLAVRSGHWPLLRYDPRKLKLGENPLRLDSKMPSIPFRDYAATEARFSVLKRSHPDSAEQLFERAQRDIYERYHHYQELASLKVDDEQGTDEVERSKP is encoded by the coding sequence ATGGCCGATAATAAGATGCTGACCATCGATGGTAATGAAGCCGCTGCGCGCATCGCCTATCTTACCAATGAGGTTATAGCGATCTATCCGATCACCCCGGCATCGCCGATGGGTGAGCTCTCCGATCAGTGGGCTGCCGAGGGGAAGCCCAACCTCTGGCGCTCAATACCGCACATTATCGAGATGCAGAGCGAGGCGGGTGCCGCTGGAGCGATTCACGGCTCGCTGCAGAGTGGGGCGTTGACCACCACCTTTACCGCCTCACAGGGTCTGCTGTTGATGATCCCCAATATGTACAAGATCGCCGGTGAGCTGACGCCAACGGTGTTCCATATCGCGGCGCGTTCTCTGGCGGCCCAGGCGCTCTCAATCTTCGGTGATCATAGCGATGTGATGGCGGCCCGTTCGACCGGTTTCTGCCTGTTGGCAGCTGGCAGTGTGCAGGAGGTGATGGACTTTGCTCTGATTGCACAGGCGGCCTCACTACAGGGGCGGTTGCCGATGCTCCATTTCTTTGATGGCTTTCGTACCTCTCATGAAATATCCAAAATCGAGGCGGTCGAGTCATCGGTGGCCAGGGCAATGATCGATGAGGCCACTATCACCGCACATCGAAATCGAGCCCTCTCTCCCGAGCATCCGGTACTACGAGGCTCTTCACAAAATCCTGATGTCTACTTCCAGGCGCGTGAGAGCGTTAATCCTTATTACCAGCGGATGCCGGCTGTTGTGCAGCAGTTGATGGATCGCTTTGCCGAGTTGACGGGGCGTCGCTACCGACTCTTCGATTACGTTGGTGCTGAAGATGCAGAGCGGGTGGTGGTGATGGGCTCTGCGGCCGAGACGGTTCATGAGACGGTTGAACATCTGAATGCCAGCGGTGAACGGATTGGGCTGCTCAAGGTTAGGCTCTTCCGTCCCCTCGATAGTCGTGCCCTGATCGATGCACTTCCCGCGACGGTACAACGTATCGCAGTGCTTGATCGTACCAAGGAGCCGGGGGCCGATGGAGAGCCGCTCTACAAGGATGTAGTAACAGCGCTGGCTCAGGATGGCTGTCGTGGAACAGGGCGATTTAATACCATGCCACTGGTGGTTGGCGGGCGTTACGGTCTCTCATCCAAGGAGTTTAATCCTGGCATGGTCAAGGCGGTGTTCGATCACCTTAACGAGGAGAGGCCAAAAAACAGTTTCACCATCGGTATTAATGATGATGTGGGTGGAAGCAGTCTCGAATGGGATAACTGTTACCGCACCGATGCCGGACGTGAGATGAAGTGCGCGCTCTTCTACGGTCTCGGTGCCGATGGCACCGTCAGCGCGAATAAAAATTCGATCAAAATCATCGGTGAGTCGACTGATCTCTATACTCAGGGCTACTTTGTCTACGACTCGAAAAAGTCGGGAGCGGTTACCGTCTCACATCTGCGCTTCGGACCTAAACCGATTCGCTCCAGCTATCTGATTGGTGATGATCAGGCCCACTTTGTCGCCTGTCATCAGCAGGTCTTTCTTGAACGTTACGACATGCTCGACAAGGCGACTGTCGGGGCCACCTTTCTACTCAATTCATCGGTCAGGCTTGAAGAGGTTTGGGAGACGTTGCCGCGCAGCATGCAGCAGCAGCTGATCGATAAACAGATCAACTTCTATCTGATCGATGCCTACGCAGTGGCGGTGAAGGTCGGGCTTGGCCGGCGTATCAATACCATCATGCAGGCGTGTTTCTTCGAACTATCACATGTGGTTGAGAGTCGCGTGGCTGTGTCAGCGATCAAGGTGGCAGCCGAGCAGAGCTACGCCAAGGCGGGGGAGCGAATCCTCAAGGCCAATATCGCCGCGATCGATCAGGCGTTGGCCCATCTGCACCGGGTTGAGCTACCGAATGAAACGAACAGCACTTTTGAGAAGCCGCCTGTCATCTCGGAGGATGCCCCACAATTTGTACAGCAGGTAACGGCTGAGATTATTGCAGGCTGGGGTGATGCGATACCGGTCAGCCTGATGCCGAACGATGGCACCTTTCCTCTCGGTACTGCCGCTTATGAGAAACGCAATCTGGCGCTGGAAGTACCGGTGGTTGAGACCGATCTCTGCACCCAGTGCGGTAAGTGTGTTTTTGTCTGCCCCCACAGTGTCATCCGTAGCAAGATCTTCCCAGCTGAAATGTCTAACAACGCCCCAGTCACATTCAAACATGTGCCGCTTCGCAGTAAGGCCTACCCTACCGGGCTGGAGATTAGCTATCAGGTGGCGGTGGAAGACTGTACCGGCTGTGCGCTCTGTGTCGAGGTCTGCCCGATTCGCGATAAACAGCAGCCGGGGCGTAAGGCGATCAATATGGCGCCACAGCCACCGCTGCGTGAGCAGGAGCGTGAGAACTGGAACTTCTTCATCAAGTTACCCGAATATGAACGATCGCAGCTGAAGGCAAATACGATCCCCGCCTCGATGGTAATGGAGCCGCTGTTTGAGTTTTCTGGGGCCTGTTCGGGGTGTGGTGAGACCCCCTATCTGCGCCTCGCCACCCAACTCTTCGGCGATCGCATGGTGGTGGCTAACGCCACCGGCTGCTCATCGATCTACGGTGGAAACCTGCCGACTACCCCCTGGACGACCAACAGCGAGGGGCGTGGTCCTGCCTGGTCCAATTCCCTGTTTGAGGATAACGCCGAGTTTGGACTTGGAATGCGAGTCGCAATTGATAAGCAACGTGAATATGCGACTGAACTACTGCGGCGTATCGCATCACAGCTCGATCGCGATCTGGTGGATTCAATCCTTGAGAGTGAGCAGTCCGATGAGGCTGAGATAACGGTTCAGCGTGAACGAATTGTACTGCTGCGTGAGAAGCTTGAGCAGAATGCTACTGATGAAGCTAAGGAGTTGTTGGCAGTTGTCGATACGCTGATAAGCCGCAGTGTCTGGATTGTGGGTGGTGATGGCTGGGGATATGACATCGGTTTTGGCGGACTTGACCATGTACTTGCCTCAGGGCGCAACGTTAACGTCCTGCTACTCGACACGGAGGTCTACTCCAACACGGGAGGTCAGACCTCCAAGGCGACACCGCGCGGTGCGGTAGCGAAGTTCTCTGCTGCGGGTAAGGTGACAAAGAAGAAGGACCTGTTTCATATTGCGATGGATTATGAGGGCGTCTACGTGGCTCAGGTCGCCTTCGGTGCCAAGGATGTACAGACGCTGAGAGCATTTATCGAAGCGGAGTCCTATGAGGGGCCATCGCTGATCATCGCTTATTCACCCTGTATCGCCCACGGTGTCGATCTTAAGAATAACCTGCGCCAACAGGATCTGGCGGTGCGTAGTGGTCACTGGCCTCTGCTTCGTTACGATCCACGCAAACTCAAGCTGGGAGAGAACCCGCTGCGCCTGGACTCGAAAATGCCCTCAATACCTTTTCGTGACTATGCGGCAACGGAGGCACGTTTTAGTGTGTTGAAACGTAGCCATCCCGATTCCGCCGAGCAGTTATTTGAGCGGGCGCAGCGGGATATCTATGAGCGGTATCACCACTACCAGGAGCTGGCATCTTTAAAGGTGGACGATGAGCAGGGGACCGATGAGGTTGAGAGGAGTAAGCCGTGA
- a CDS encoding sulfurtransferase, with translation MSDPTLPLIVEPDLLELHLNQDNLLILDLCKESSYQSAHIPGAIYLDYGQIVLNRKPVFGLLPDASSFCQLLASLGITPDTHVVAYDDEGGGKAARLLYTLETIGHPHYSLLNGGLHAWSNEGHALESEQIKPVAAEYPDRPFTQAIADQHYIESQLNSGQLALLDARSVDEYRGVKRFAEKGGHIPGAVNMEWTLAMDQSRNLRLLPASELRKMLEGLGITPEHEVIVYCHSHHRSAHTYIMLKSLGYPNIKGYPGSWSEWGNLPNTPVEV, from the coding sequence ATGAGCGACCCAACCCTGCCCCTTATCGTTGAGCCCGATCTTCTTGAGCTGCATCTAAATCAGGACAATCTGCTCATTCTCGATCTCTGCAAGGAGAGCAGCTACCAGAGCGCCCATATTCCAGGCGCTATCTATCTCGATTACGGTCAAATTGTACTCAACCGCAAGCCGGTGTTTGGTCTGCTTCCCGATGCTTCCAGCTTCTGTCAGCTACTTGCTTCGCTGGGAATCACACCAGATACCCATGTGGTTGCCTATGATGATGAGGGAGGTGGCAAGGCGGCACGACTGCTCTATACGCTGGAGACGATTGGCCACCCACACTACTCGCTGCTCAACGGTGGACTGCACGCATGGAGTAATGAGGGACATGCCCTCGAGTCCGAACAGATCAAACCCGTCGCAGCCGAATATCCAGACCGACCATTCACCCAGGCGATCGCCGATCAGCACTATATTGAGTCACAGCTCAATAGCGGTCAGCTGGCACTACTCGATGCACGTAGCGTCGATGAGTATCGGGGGGTGAAACGCTTTGCCGAGAAAGGTGGTCACATACCTGGCGCGGTCAACATGGAGTGGACTCTGGCGATGGATCAGTCGCGCAATCTACGTCTGCTGCCGGCGAGTGAGTTACGAAAGATGCTGGAGGGATTAGGTATCACGCCGGAACACGAGGTGATCGTCTACTGCCACAGCCACCACCGCTCAGCACACACCTATATCATGCTGAAGAGTCTCGGCTATCCCAATATCAAGGGCTACCCAGGCTCCTGGTCGGAGTGGGGGAATCTCCCCAACACACCCGTAGAGGTTTGA